One segment of Streptomyces roseifaciens DNA contains the following:
- the dnaB gene encoding replicative DNA helicase — MSIPEPMDDPWADAGPGDRLPVSRPRRGDGPSRGERHDRGAEDGSWSQGGGQGQQGAAAFERVPPQDLDAEQSVLGGMLLSKDAIADVVEVLKGHDFYRPAHETIYQAILDLYAKGEPADPITVAAELTKRGEITRVGGAPYLHSLVQTVPTAANAEYYAEIVHERAVLRRLVEAGTRITQMGYAADGDVDDIVNKAQAEVYAVTEQRTSEDYLPLGDIMEGALDEIEAIGSRSGEMTGVPTGFTDLDSLTNGLHPGQMIVIAARPAMGKSTLALDFARACSIKHNMPSVIFSLEMGRNEIAMRLLSAEARVALHHMRSGSMTDEDWTRLARRMPDVSAAPLFIDDSPNLSMMEIRAKCRRLKQRSGIKLVIIDYLQLMQAGGAKRAESRQQEVSDMSRNLKLLAKELELPVIALSQLNRGPEQRTDKKPMVSDLRESGSIEQDADMVILLHREDAYEKESPRAGEADIIVGKHRNGPTATITVAFQGHYSRFVDMAQT, encoded by the coding sequence ATGAGCATCCCCGAGCCCATGGACGACCCCTGGGCGGATGCAGGTCCCGGCGACCGCCTCCCCGTATCCCGTCCCCGCCGCGGCGACGGCCCCTCCCGCGGCGAGCGCCACGACCGCGGCGCGGAGGACGGCTCCTGGTCGCAGGGCGGCGGACAGGGCCAGCAGGGCGCCGCCGCCTTCGAGCGCGTGCCCCCCCAGGACCTGGACGCCGAGCAGTCCGTCCTCGGCGGCATGCTGCTGTCCAAGGACGCCATCGCCGACGTCGTCGAGGTCCTCAAGGGCCACGACTTCTACCGCCCGGCGCACGAGACGATCTACCAGGCCATCCTCGACCTCTACGCCAAGGGCGAGCCGGCCGACCCGATCACCGTCGCCGCCGAGCTCACCAAGCGCGGCGAGATCACCCGCGTCGGCGGCGCGCCCTACCTGCACTCCCTGGTCCAGACGGTCCCCACCGCGGCCAACGCCGAGTACTACGCCGAGATCGTCCACGAGCGCGCCGTGCTGCGCCGTCTCGTCGAGGCCGGCACGCGCATCACCCAGATGGGATACGCCGCAGACGGCGACGTCGACGACATCGTCAACAAGGCCCAGGCCGAGGTCTACGCCGTCACCGAGCAGCGCACCAGCGAGGACTACCTCCCCCTGGGCGACATCATGGAGGGCGCGCTCGACGAGATCGAGGCGATCGGCTCGCGCAGCGGCGAGATGACCGGCGTCCCGACGGGCTTCACCGACCTGGACTCCCTGACGAACGGCCTGCACCCCGGCCAGATGATCGTCATCGCGGCCCGTCCCGCCATGGGTAAGTCCACCCTCGCGCTGGACTTCGCCCGCGCCTGCTCGATCAAGCACAACATGCCGAGCGTGATCTTCTCGCTCGAAATGGGCCGCAACGAGATCGCGATGCGCCTGCTGTCCGCCGAGGCGCGCGTGGCCCTGCACCACATGCGCTCCGGCTCGATGACCGACGAGGACTGGACGCGCCTCGCCCGCCGGATGCCCGACGTCTCCGCCGCCCCGCTCTTCATCGACGACTCCCCGAACCTGTCGATGATGGAGATCCGCGCCAAGTGCCGCCGCCTGAAGCAGCGCAGCGGCATCAAGCTCGTGATCATCGACTATCTGCAGCTGATGCAGGCCGGCGGCGCCAAGCGTGCCGAGAGCCGCCAGCAGGAGGTGTCGGACATGTCCCGAAACCTCAAGCTGCTGGCCAAGGAGCTGGAGCTGCCGGTCATCGCGCTCTCGCAGCTGAACCGTGGCCCCGAGCAGCGCACGGACAAGAAGCCGATGGTCTCCGACCTGCGTGAATCCGGCTCCATCGAGCAGGACGCCGACATGGTCATCCTGCTCCACCGCGAGGACGCCTACGAGAAGGAGTCGCCCCGCGCGGGCGAGGCGGACATCATCGTCGGCAAGCACCGTAACGGCCCGACGGCCACGATCACGGTGGCCTTCCAGGGCCACTACTCCCGCTTCGTGGACATGGCGCAGACCTGA
- a CDS encoding pyridoxal-phosphate-dependent aminotransferase family protein, translated as MTANTAPDLLDLAPLGAGHFARIEDKIAALMRTRETVVTMQGEALLPLEAAIRSAVRPGSTALNIITGPYGETFGGWLRSCGAEVVTVSAPFSGAVGADQVAEALRANPAIDFVSLVHAEAATGNTNPVAEIGEVVRAHGALLMLDAVASVAAEPLLTDEWGVDLCVIGGQKAMAGPAGVSVVSVSARAWERIAANEQAPRRSYLSLLDWKERWIDGGRTALPHAPAQLEMLALEQAVDRIEEDGLEAVMARHRAAAAATRAGARALGGGLSPYVVRDEDAAPVATTLRAPGGKDARDVVAAALAADASVPVQAAAGPLAKEMIRVNHYGLDADREVVLASLSALGEGLRALGVPVADEAEVLEAAGKAWDAVIPG; from the coding sequence GTGACTGCGAACACCGCACCGGACCTGCTCGACCTCGCGCCGCTGGGCGCCGGTCACTTCGCGCGCATCGAGGACAAGATCGCGGCCCTGATGCGGACGCGCGAGACCGTCGTCACGATGCAGGGCGAGGCGCTGCTGCCGCTGGAGGCCGCGATCCGCTCGGCCGTCCGGCCCGGCAGCACCGCGCTCAACATCATCACCGGCCCGTACGGCGAGACGTTCGGCGGCTGGCTGCGCTCCTGCGGCGCCGAGGTGGTCACCGTCTCCGCGCCGTTCAGCGGCGCGGTCGGGGCCGACCAGGTCGCCGAGGCCCTGCGCGCGAATCCCGCGATCGACTTCGTCAGCCTGGTGCACGCCGAGGCGGCCACGGGCAACACCAACCCCGTGGCCGAGATCGGCGAGGTCGTGCGCGCGCACGGCGCGCTGCTGATGCTGGACGCGGTCGCGTCCGTCGCCGCCGAGCCGCTCCTCACCGACGAGTGGGGCGTCGACCTGTGCGTCATCGGCGGGCAGAAGGCGATGGCCGGTCCGGCCGGCGTCTCCGTGGTCTCGGTCAGCGCCCGTGCCTGGGAGCGCATCGCCGCCAACGAGCAGGCGCCGCGCCGCTCGTACCTCTCCCTGCTGGACTGGAAGGAGCGCTGGATCGACGGCGGTCGCACGGCGCTCCCCCACGCACCCGCCCAGCTGGAGATGCTGGCCCTGGAGCAGGCCGTCGACCGCATCGAGGAGGACGGCCTGGAGGCCGTCATGGCCCGCCACCGCGCCGCTGCCGCCGCCACGCGCGCAGGAGCACGGGCCCTGGGCGGCGGCCTGTCCCCGTACGTCGTGCGCGACGAGGACGCGGCCCCCGTCGCCACCACCCTGCGCGCCCCCGGCGGCAAGGACGCCCGCGACGTGGTGGCGGCCGCCCTGGCCGCCGATGCCTCGGTGCCCGTGCAGGCGGCGGCCGGCCCGCTCGCCAAGGAGATGATCCGCGTCAACCACTACGGCCTCGATGCGGACCGTGAGGTCGTCCTGGCCTCGCTGTCGGCGCTCGGTGAGGGCCTGCGTGCACTGGGCGTGCCGGTTGCGGACGAGGCAGAGGTGCTGGAGGCGGCGGGGAAGGCGTGGGATGCGGTGATCCCCGGCTGA
- the rpsR gene encoding 30S ribosomal protein S18, with amino-acid sequence MAKPPPRKPKKKVCAFCKDKTAYVDYKDTNMLRKFISDRGKIRARRVTGNCTQHQRDVATAVKNSREMALLPYTSSAR; translated from the coding sequence ATGGCGAAGCCCCCGCCGCGCAAGCCTAAGAAGAAGGTCTGCGCTTTCTGCAAGGACAAGACCGCTTACGTGGACTACAAGGACACGAACATGCTGCGGAAGTTCATTTCCGACCGCGGCAAGATCCGTGCCCGTCGCGTGACCGGCAACTGCACCCAGCACCAGCGTGACGTCGCCACGGCCGTGAAGAACAGCCGTGAGATGGCGCTGCTGCCCTACACCTCGTCCGCGCGATAA
- a CDS encoding MerR family transcriptional regulator: MRIGELARQAGTTTRTLRHYEELGLLPARRSGNGYRTYDDGDLRLLQQIRTLQDFGFGLEETRPFVDCLRAGHPAGDSCPASLDVYRRKLAELDDCIDHLQRIRAGVGAQLARAELEAAADVPGGPPPLCAFTCPEPPAPPAPPAPPEAPPFEGNPETP; this comes from the coding sequence ATGCGCATCGGGGAACTGGCCCGGCAGGCGGGCACCACCACTCGTACCCTGCGGCACTACGAGGAGCTCGGGCTCCTGCCCGCCCGCCGCAGCGGCAACGGCTACCGCACCTACGACGACGGCGACCTGCGGCTGCTCCAGCAGATCCGCACGCTGCAGGACTTCGGCTTCGGGCTGGAGGAGACCCGTCCGTTCGTGGACTGCCTGCGGGCCGGCCACCCGGCCGGGGACTCCTGCCCGGCCTCCCTCGACGTCTACCGCCGCAAGCTCGCGGAGCTGGACGACTGCATCGACCACCTGCAGCGGATCCGGGCCGGGGTGGGCGCCCAGCTCGCGCGCGCCGAACTGGAGGCCGCGGCCGATGTCCCCGGCGGACCGCCGCCGCTGTGCGCGTTCACCTGTCCGGAACCGCCGGCACCACCGGCACCGCCGGCACCACCGGAAGCGCCACCCTTCGAAGGGAACCCTGAGACACCATGA
- the rpsF gene encoding 30S ribosomal protein S6 produces the protein MRHYEVMVILDPDLEERAVSPLIENFLSVVREGNGKVEKVDTWGRRRLSYEIKKKPEGIYSVIDLQATPAVVKELDRQMNLNESVLRTKVLRPETH, from the coding sequence ATGCGTCACTACGAGGTGATGGTCATCCTCGACCCCGATCTCGAGGAGCGCGCTGTCTCCCCGCTGATCGAGAACTTCCTCTCCGTCGTCCGTGAGGGCAACGGAAAGGTCGAGAAGGTCGACACCTGGGGCCGTCGTCGTCTCTCGTACGAGATCAAGAAGAAGCCCGAGGGCATCTACTCGGTCATCGACCTGCAGGCCACGCCTGCGGTCGTCAAGGAGCTCGACCGCCAGATGAACCTGAACGAGTCGGTCCTCCGGACCAAGGTCCTCCGTCCCGAGACCCACTGA
- the rplI gene encoding 50S ribosomal protein L9, which translates to MKIILTHEVSGLGTAGDVVDVKDGYARNYLVPRGFAIRWTKGGEQDVAQIRRGRKIREIATIEQANEVKGQLEGLKVRLATRSGEAGRLFGSVTQADVAAAIKAAGGPAVDKRRVEVGSPIKTLGAHQVSVRLHADVVAKLGIEVVAA; encoded by the coding sequence ATGAAGATCATCCTCACCCACGAGGTCTCCGGCCTCGGCACCGCCGGTGACGTCGTCGACGTCAAGGACGGCTACGCCCGCAACTACCTGGTCCCGCGCGGTTTCGCGATCCGCTGGACCAAGGGTGGCGAGCAGGACGTCGCTCAGATCCGCCGCGGTCGCAAGATCCGCGAGATCGCCACGATCGAGCAGGCCAACGAGGTCAAGGGTCAGCTGGAGGGCCTCAAGGTCCGCCTGGCCACCCGCTCCGGCGAGGCCGGCCGTCTGTTCGGCTCCGTGACCCAGGCCGACGTCGCTGCGGCGATCAAGGCTGCCGGTGGTCCGGCCGTCGACAAGCGCCGCGTCGAGGTGGGCTCGCCCATCAAGACCCTGGGCGCCCACCAGGTCTCCGTGCGTCTGCACGCCGACGTCGTTGCCAAGCTCGGCATCGAGGTCGTCGCTGCCTGA
- a CDS encoding single-stranded DNA-binding protein yields MAGETVITVVGNLVDDPELRFTPSGAAVAKFRVASTPRTFDRQTNEWKDGESLFLTCSVWRQAAENVAESLQRGMRVIVQGRLKQRSYEDREGVKRTVYELDVEEVGASLKNATAKVTKTAGRGGQGGYGGGQQQGGWSGGSGGQQQGGGGAPADDPWATSAPSGGQQGGGGGGWGGGPGNSGGYSDEPPF; encoded by the coding sequence ATGGCAGGCGAGACCGTCATCACGGTCGTCGGCAATCTCGTCGACGACCCCGAGCTGCGCTTCACCCCGTCCGGTGCGGCGGTCGCGAAGTTCCGCGTCGCGTCCACTCCCCGCACCTTCGACCGCCAGACCAACGAGTGGAAGGACGGCGAGAGCCTCTTCCTCACGTGCTCGGTGTGGCGTCAGGCGGCGGAGAACGTCGCCGAGTCGCTCCAGCGCGGCATGCGCGTCATCGTGCAGGGCCGTCTGAAGCAGCGGTCCTACGAGGACCGCGAGGGCGTCAAGCGCACGGTCTACGAGCTCGACGTCGAAGAGGTCGGCGCCAGCCTGAAGAACGCCACGGCGAAGGTCACCAAGACCGCGGGTCGCGGTGGCCAGGGTGGCTACGGCGGTGGCCAGCAGCAGGGCGGCTGGAGCGGTGGCTCCGGCGGTCAGCAGCAGGGCGGCGGCGGTGCTCCCGCCGACGACCCCTGGGCCACCAGCGCGCCGTCCGGCGGCCAGCAGGGCGGCGGCGGAGGCGGCTGGGGCGGCGGCCCCGGCAACTCCGGCGGCTACTCGGACGAGCCGCCCTTCTAA
- the trxA gene encoding thioredoxin, producing the protein MSSSTAADTAAATAVTSVTDATFAAEVLDEQLPVLVEFTADWCPPCRMIAPVLADLAEQEAGRLKIVALDVDANPQTQAAYGVLSMPTLMLFRAGEPVTSLVGARSKARLLRDLDGLLG; encoded by the coding sequence ATGAGCAGCTCCACAGCCGCGGACACGGCCGCAGCCACAGCCGTCACCAGCGTCACCGACGCCACCTTCGCCGCCGAAGTCCTCGACGAGCAGCTCCCGGTGCTCGTCGAGTTCACCGCCGACTGGTGCCCGCCCTGCCGCATGATCGCGCCCGTACTCGCCGACCTGGCAGAGCAGGAAGCCGGACGACTCAAGATCGTCGCGCTCGACGTGGACGCCAATCCGCAGACGCAGGCCGCCTACGGGGTCCTGTCCATGCCGACCCTGATGCTCTTCCGCGCGGGCGAGCCGGTGACGTCCCTCGTGGGCGCCCGCTCCAAGGCCCGCCTGCTCCGCGACCTCGACGGCCTCCTGGGCTGA
- a CDS encoding MATE family efflux transporter, protein MTQAPERAPATARRHDREIVALAVPAFGALVAEPLFLMADSAIVGHLGTPQLAGLGIAAALLTTAVSVFVFLAYATTAAVSRRVGAGDLRAAIRQGMDGIWLAALLGAALVAAVLPTAPAVVELFGASPTAAPYATTYLRISALGIPAMLIVLAATGVLRGLQDTRTPLAVAIGGFALNAALNAGLVYGAGLGIAGSAWGTVIAQWAMTAAYLAVVLRGARRHGASLRPDAAGIRACAQAGVPLLVRTLSLRAVLMIATAVAARLGDAQIAAHQIVLTLWTLLAFALDAIAIAGQAIIGRYLGAGDAEGARAACRRMVQWGVVSGAVLGVLVVASRPLFIPLFTSDGAVRDTLLPALLVVALSQPVAGVVFVLDGVLMGAGDGTYLAWAMLLVLAVFAPAALLVPAFGGGLTALWWAMTLMMAARMATLWMRARSGRWIVTGATR, encoded by the coding sequence ATGACCCAGGCTCCCGAGCGCGCCCCCGCCACCGCCCGCCGGCACGACCGCGAGATCGTCGCGCTGGCCGTGCCCGCCTTCGGCGCACTCGTCGCGGAGCCCCTCTTCCTCATGGCCGACAGCGCCATCGTCGGCCACCTCGGCACCCCGCAGCTCGCGGGGCTCGGCATAGCCGCCGCCCTGCTCACCACGGCCGTCAGCGTCTTCGTCTTCCTCGCCTACGCCACCACCGCGGCGGTCTCCCGGCGCGTGGGCGCGGGCGACCTGCGGGCCGCGATACGCCAGGGCATGGACGGCATATGGCTCGCCGCGCTCCTCGGCGCAGCCCTCGTGGCGGCCGTCCTGCCCACCGCCCCCGCGGTCGTCGAGCTCTTCGGCGCCTCCCCGACCGCCGCTCCGTACGCCACGACGTACCTGCGGATCAGCGCCCTCGGCATCCCCGCCATGCTGATCGTCCTCGCCGCCACCGGCGTCCTGCGCGGCCTGCAGGACACCCGCACGCCGCTGGCCGTGGCCATCGGGGGCTTCGCCCTCAACGCCGCCCTGAACGCCGGGCTCGTCTACGGCGCGGGCCTCGGCATCGCCGGCTCCGCCTGGGGCACGGTCATCGCCCAGTGGGCCATGACCGCCGCGTACCTCGCCGTGGTCCTCCGGGGCGCCCGGCGCCACGGCGCCTCCCTTCGGCCCGACGCGGCGGGCATCCGGGCCTGTGCCCAGGCCGGCGTGCCGCTCCTGGTCCGTACGCTCTCGCTGCGCGCCGTCCTCATGATCGCCACGGCCGTGGCGGCCCGGCTCGGCGACGCCCAGATCGCCGCCCACCAGATCGTGCTCACGCTGTGGACCCTGCTGGCCTTCGCGCTGGACGCCATAGCCATCGCCGGACAGGCGATCATCGGACGCTATCTGGGCGCGGGCGATGCGGAGGGCGCCCGCGCCGCCTGCCGGCGCATGGTGCAGTGGGGCGTCGTCTCGGGTGCGGTGCTGGGGGTGCTGGTGGTGGCCTCCCGGCCGCTGTTCATCCCCCTGTTCACCTCCGACGGCGCCGTACGGGACACGCTGCTGCCGGCCCTGCTGGTGGTGGCCCTCTCCCAGCCCGTCGCAGGCGTGGTCTTCGTCCTGGACGGGGTGCTGATGGGGGCCGGGGACGGCACCTACCTCGCCTGGGCCATGCTGCTGGTCCTCGCCGTCTTCGCCCCTGCGGCCCTGCTCGTCCCTGCCTTCGGAGGCGGTCTGACGGCCCTGTGGTGGGCGATGACGCTGATGATGGCGGCCCGGATGGCGACCCTGTGGATGCGGGCGCGGTCGGGGCGCTGGATCGTCACCGGGGCGACCCGCTGA
- a CDS encoding serine hydrolase domain-containing protein produces the protein MIDVSYNDAGLLPATRRALLHRLATGQSEGRAPSMVGAVMREGNLVWSSGRGELPAGARSEDVQYRIGSITKTFVAVLVMRLRDEGLLKLDDRLGTYLDTPAGGDATIAQLLSHTAGLTAEARGPWWERTDGELRPGLDDIFGDRPQRHTPGRLHHYSNPGYALLGALVERIRGESWYDVLRREVLAPLGMERTTLAPAAPHADGWAVHPWADVLLPEPAVDTGRMAPAGQLWSTTADLCRFAAFLTDGDERVLSAATLAEMRTPEGGSQAPGQSGYGLGLQVIQLDGRTLVGHMGTMPGFVAMLVTSPQDGIAGVVLANRTSCFEVWGVAADLLTTVAELEPRIPAPWSPLSEVKDEHLELTGSWYWGAAPFTLRLCAGGALELSPLGSGGRASHFRPEEDGTWTGLNDYYAGETLTAVRTAEGAVSHLDLGTFVFTREPYGAGGAVPGGVDADGWRTAEGTRTR, from the coding sequence ATGATCGATGTCTCGTACAACGACGCCGGGCTGCTGCCCGCCACCCGCCGTGCTCTGCTCCACCGCCTCGCCACCGGTCAGTCCGAGGGGCGCGCGCCCTCCATGGTGGGGGCGGTGATGCGGGAGGGGAACCTGGTGTGGAGCTCCGGCCGCGGCGAACTGCCCGCAGGGGCGCGGTCCGAGGACGTCCAGTACCGCATCGGTTCGATCACCAAGACCTTCGTCGCCGTGCTGGTGATGCGGCTGCGCGACGAGGGGCTGCTGAAGCTGGACGACAGGCTCGGCACGTACCTCGACACCCCGGCGGGCGGCGACGCGACCATCGCCCAGCTCCTGTCGCACACCGCGGGGCTCACGGCGGAGGCGCGCGGGCCGTGGTGGGAGCGCACGGACGGCGAGCTGCGCCCCGGGCTCGACGACATCTTCGGCGACCGCCCCCAGCGCCACACCCCCGGGCGGCTGCACCACTACTCCAACCCCGGCTACGCGCTGCTCGGCGCCCTGGTCGAGCGGATCCGCGGGGAGAGCTGGTACGACGTGCTGCGCCGCGAGGTGCTCGCGCCGCTCGGCATGGAGCGCACGACCCTCGCGCCCGCCGCGCCCCACGCGGACGGCTGGGCCGTGCACCCCTGGGCGGACGTCCTCCTCCCGGAGCCCGCGGTGGACACCGGGCGGATGGCACCCGCCGGCCAGCTCTGGTCCACGACCGCCGACCTGTGCCGCTTCGCGGCGTTCCTGACGGACGGGGACGAGCGGGTGCTGTCCGCGGCGACGCTCGCCGAGATGCGGACGCCGGAGGGCGGCTCGCAGGCGCCGGGGCAGTCCGGCTACGGACTCGGCCTGCAGGTGATCCAGCTGGACGGCCGGACGCTCGTGGGCCACATGGGCACCATGCCGGGCTTCGTGGCGATGCTGGTGACGAGCCCGCAGGACGGGATCGCGGGCGTCGTCCTGGCCAACCGCACCTCCTGTTTCGAGGTCTGGGGCGTCGCGGCGGACCTGCTGACGACGGTCGCCGAGCTCGAACCGCGGATTCCCGCGCCCTGGAGCCCGCTCTCCGAGGTGAAGGACGAGCACCTGGAGCTGACGGGCTCCTGGTACTGGGGTGCGGCGCCGTTCACGCTGCGGCTGTGCGCCGGCGGGGCGCTGGAGCTGTCGCCGCTGGGTTCGGGCGGGCGCGCCTCGCACTTCCGCCCGGAGGAGGACGGCACCTGGACGGGGCTCAACGACTACTACGCGGGGGAGACGCTGACCGCGGTCCGGACGGCGGAGGGCGCGGTCAGCCACCTCGACCTCGGCACGTTCGTCTTCACCCGTGAGCCCTACGGGGCGGGGGGCGCGGTGCCGGGAGGCGTGGACGCGGACGGCTGGCGGACGGCTGAAGGCACCCGCACCCGCTGA